One Bradyrhizobium zhanjiangense DNA segment encodes these proteins:
- a CDS encoding homoserine kinase: protein MAVFTELSFDEVTAFFRALGLATPRSLRGITGGIENTNYFVDTDGEAYVLTLFERLTFGQLPFYLHLMKHLAARGLPMPDPVADAHGVILFSLRERPAVVVNRLPGASEAEPTAAHCSSVGECLARLHLAGSDYPRQQDNPRGLQWWNEVVPVLGRYVSAGQRSLLSAELNFQKELALSSTYRQLPRGPIHADLFRDNVLFERGRLSGVIDFYFAGCDTFLFDIAVCLNDWCVDGLTRRPNVERAAAFLGAYESVRRLTSSEHKLLPAMQRAAAFRFLLSRLWDVHLPRQAALLKRHDPSHFERILLMLRGEFALS from the coding sequence ATGGCCGTATTTACGGAATTGTCATTCGACGAGGTGACGGCGTTCTTTCGAGCGCTGGGACTCGCCACGCCTCGTTCACTTCGTGGGATTACCGGAGGAATCGAGAACACGAACTACTTCGTCGATACGGACGGCGAGGCCTATGTGCTCACCTTGTTTGAGCGTCTCACATTCGGGCAATTGCCGTTTTACCTGCACTTGATGAAGCATCTTGCGGCTCGCGGCTTGCCCATGCCGGATCCGGTTGCTGACGCGCATGGCGTGATCCTTTTCTCGCTGAGGGAGCGGCCCGCGGTGGTCGTCAATAGGCTTCCTGGTGCGAGCGAGGCAGAACCTACGGCCGCCCATTGCAGTTCCGTCGGGGAGTGCCTGGCGCGCCTGCACTTGGCCGGGAGCGATTATCCACGACAACAAGACAATCCGCGGGGGCTTCAATGGTGGAACGAGGTCGTGCCGGTGCTCGGCCGCTACGTATCCGCCGGACAACGCTCGTTACTCTCGGCTGAACTGAACTTTCAGAAAGAGCTCGCTTTGTCCTCGACTTACAGGCAACTTCCCAGGGGGCCGATACACGCCGATCTCTTCCGCGACAACGTGTTGTTCGAGAGGGGGCGCCTGTCCGGCGTCATTGATTTCTATTTCGCCGGATGCGACACGTTTCTGTTCGATATAGCGGTGTGCCTCAATGACTGGTGCGTCGACGGCCTCACCCGCCGCCCCAATGTCGAGCGAGCCGCCGCTTTCCTGGGTGCTTATGAGAGCGTCCGGCGGCTGACTTCCTCCGAACACAAGCTGCTTCCTGCGATGCAGCGCGCTGCGGCATTCCGGTTTTTGCTGTCGCGCCTGTGGGATGTGCACCTGCCTCGGCAGGCTGCGCTCCTTAAGCGACATGATCCCAGCCACTTCGAGCGAATCTTGCTCATGCTCCGGGGAGAGTTCGCATTATCATGA
- a CDS encoding ABC transporter permease: MSAFLLNRLFQSIVLLVIVSIIGFTVLNLMPGGPLAQFGLDPGMTQKDVERLAAQLGLNRPLWIQYLDWAWRLMQGDWGHSFRDGSSVLAVIGRHLLATLLLMGTSTALAIAAGTWIGIRGATHRYSLFDYCATVGAMVALSVPTFWFGLIGIYIFTLKLGWVPAGNMYTIGDGSVLDYLHHLILPSMVLSLVHVAIWSRYMRTATLDALSQDFVKTARAKGVSERRILLKHVIGNALLPMITLAGMQLSSILTGALVTETVFTWPGMGRLFLDSLGYSDYPVVMGLLIFSAILVVLGNLIADIVIATVDPRIRLA, from the coding sequence ATGTCCGCCTTCCTGCTGAATCGTCTCTTCCAGAGCATCGTGCTGCTGGTGATCGTCTCGATCATCGGTTTCACGGTTCTCAACCTCATGCCGGGCGGGCCCCTCGCCCAATTCGGGCTGGATCCCGGCATGACCCAGAAGGACGTCGAGCGGCTCGCTGCACAGTTGGGCCTCAATCGCCCACTGTGGATTCAGTATCTCGATTGGGCCTGGCGACTGATGCAGGGCGACTGGGGACACTCTTTCCGGGACGGCTCTTCCGTGCTTGCAGTGATCGGTCGCCATCTGCTGGCGACGCTGCTGCTGATGGGCACATCCACCGCATTGGCGATCGCGGCCGGCACGTGGATCGGGATCCGCGGTGCCACCCACCGCTATTCCCTCTTCGACTACTGCGCGACTGTCGGCGCCATGGTGGCGCTGTCCGTTCCGACGTTCTGGTTCGGCCTGATCGGCATCTACATCTTCACCCTGAAGCTGGGGTGGGTGCCCGCAGGCAACATGTACACGATCGGCGACGGCTCCGTCCTGGACTATCTGCATCACCTGATCTTGCCGAGCATGGTGCTGTCGCTCGTTCATGTCGCGATCTGGAGCCGTTACATGCGGACGGCGACGCTCGATGCGTTGAGTCAGGATTTCGTCAAGACGGCGCGGGCCAAGGGCGTGAGCGAGCGCCGCATCTTGCTGAAACATGTCATCGGCAATGCGCTGTTGCCGATGATCACGCTGGCAGGGATGCAATTGTCCAGCATTCTCACCGGCGCGCTGGTCACGGAGACCGTGTTCACCTGGCCGGGCATGGGGCGGCTGTTTCTCGACAGCCTTGGCTACAGCGACTATCCGGTCGTGATGGGGCTGTTGATCTTCTCGGCCATCCTGGTCGTGTTGGGCAATCTGATCGCAGACATCGTGATCGCAACCGTCGATCCGCGCATTCGCCTGGCCTGA
- a CDS encoding NAD(P)/FAD-dependent oxidoreductase: MHAPRVAEKATPYWWEAAPLKPPPQQPMAKKLDVLIVGAGYAGLSAGLVLAREGRSVAAYDAMDPGEGASTRNGGITSGSIRPDYATLTRRFGEEKALAIEAEGKAAREFLYDFIRTEGLACDFQPVGQFKGAFGYEQYEAMARSAERLAKKLGIEAYAVSYAEQRKYIGTDIYRGGSVRMDIGGLHPAKFHAELLRVALASGLTVHARTPVISIDRDGSGFRVFTAAGPVQARQVLVCTNGYTDGAAPFLRRRLVPVRSRIIATEELAPEVMARLMPKRMMITENREVGFYYRPSPDGKRILLGGRDSSRVGDPVAPKLLLRNGLVNLFPELDAVRLSHSWFGNVAMNRDMIPRIFEKEGIVYASGFCGSGVVWAPWVGMHAAHKLMGHEERARTAFDFRPPAFIPFYRGNPWFMPAFIHGYRMRDRIAMWRASR; encoded by the coding sequence ATGCACGCGCCGAGAGTTGCCGAGAAGGCCACGCCCTATTGGTGGGAAGCCGCGCCGCTTAAGCCGCCGCCTCAGCAGCCAATGGCCAAGAAGCTCGACGTGTTGATCGTGGGCGCGGGCTATGCAGGGCTCTCGGCCGGTCTGGTGCTGGCGCGCGAGGGCCGCTCAGTTGCGGCCTATGATGCTATGGACCCTGGGGAAGGAGCTTCGACGCGCAACGGCGGTATCACCAGCGGATCCATTCGGCCCGACTACGCGACGCTCACGCGCCGGTTCGGAGAAGAGAAGGCGCTGGCGATCGAGGCGGAAGGCAAGGCCGCGCGCGAGTTCCTGTACGATTTCATCAGGACGGAAGGCCTCGCCTGCGACTTCCAGCCGGTGGGGCAGTTCAAGGGCGCCTTCGGCTATGAACAATACGAAGCCATGGCGCGGAGCGCGGAGCGGCTCGCAAAGAAACTTGGGATCGAAGCGTACGCAGTTTCCTATGCCGAGCAGCGCAAGTACATCGGCACCGATATCTATCGCGGCGGTTCGGTTCGGATGGACATCGGCGGACTGCACCCGGCGAAATTCCACGCCGAACTGCTGCGGGTCGCGCTCGCTTCCGGATTGACAGTCCACGCGCGGACGCCCGTGATCTCGATCGACAGAGATGGCTCCGGCTTCCGCGTCTTCACCGCGGCCGGTCCGGTGCAGGCGCGTCAGGTGCTGGTGTGTACCAACGGTTACACCGATGGCGCCGCGCCCTTCCTGCGCCGTCGGCTGGTCCCGGTTCGCAGCCGGATCATTGCGACGGAGGAGCTTGCGCCCGAGGTCATGGCGCGGCTGATGCCGAAACGCATGATGATCACCGAGAACCGGGAGGTCGGCTTCTATTATCGGCCCTCGCCTGATGGCAAACGCATCTTGCTCGGCGGCCGCGACAGCTCTCGGGTCGGCGACCCCGTCGCCCCGAAGCTGCTTCTGCGCAATGGCCTGGTGAATCTGTTCCCTGAGCTGGATGCCGTTCGCCTCTCACACAGTTGGTTCGGCAATGTGGCCATGAACCGCGACATGATTCCGCGCATCTTCGAGAAGGAAGGTATCGTCTATGCCAGCGGCTTCTGCGGGTCGGGCGTGGTCTGGGCGCCATGGGTCGGTATGCATGCGGCGCACAAGCTCATGGGACACGAAGAGCGGGCGCGCACCGCGTTCGACTTCAGGCCTCCGGCCTTCATCCCGTTCTATCGAGGCAATCCGTGGTTCATGCCTGCCTTCATTCATGGCTACCGGATGCGTGACCGGATCGCGATGTGGCGCGCCAGCCGTTGA
- a CDS encoding dipeptide ABC transporter ATP-binding protein, producing MASGKPAAAPADVALSVRELSVSLPQGMERAYAIENISFDLKRGQILCIIGESGSGKSVTANAIMGLLPKVIRVTSGAIHLNGTNIVGLAPEKLRSLRGRVVSMIFQDPLSALNPLMTVGAQIEEVMASHDVGMPASRRSRAIDLLIEVGLPDPQLMYHQYPFRLSGGQRQRVMIAMALALEPAILIADEPTTALDVTTQAQILQLIRDIQRRKGMSVMFITHDFGVVAEIADHVVVMEKGHCVEQGSAAQVLKSPGHLYTRRLIAAVPHLTGKDRVPSEAGERASILKVECLAKTYRSGSALFRTQRIVPAVNGVSFDLTSSRTLGVVGESGSGKSSLGRLLIKLMECDGGSILFEGRDIAGLSEAEFRPLRPKIQMIFQDPFASLNPRSTVGQILTVGPVAHGMPYDEACGRARELLSHVGLDAGAFERYPHEFSGGQRQRVGIARALMFKPKLLIADEAVSALDVSIQAQILKLLDQIQRETGVSMIFITHDLRVASQICDEIAVMHRGQIVERGPPSQIFLDPKSTYTRELVAAIPGEQARTMPEHADYGGQHKGGETL from the coding sequence ATGGCCTCTGGCAAGCCGGCTGCAGCCCCCGCCGATGTCGCGCTCTCGGTGCGGGAGCTGAGCGTAAGTCTGCCGCAAGGAATGGAGCGCGCCTACGCCATCGAGAACATCTCCTTTGATCTGAAGCGCGGACAAATTCTCTGCATCATCGGGGAATCTGGATCGGGCAAGTCGGTCACCGCCAATGCGATCATGGGGCTTCTGCCGAAGGTGATCAGGGTCACCTCGGGGGCGATCCACCTGAATGGGACGAACATCGTGGGCCTTGCGCCTGAGAAGCTCCGCAGCCTGCGCGGCCGAGTCGTCTCGATGATCTTTCAAGACCCTCTCTCAGCGCTCAATCCGCTGATGACCGTGGGCGCGCAGATCGAGGAGGTGATGGCCTCGCACGACGTTGGCATGCCGGCCTCCCGTCGCAGCCGGGCCATAGACTTGTTGATTGAAGTGGGTCTGCCTGATCCGCAGCTCATGTATCACCAATATCCCTTCCGGCTTTCGGGCGGGCAGCGGCAGCGGGTGATGATCGCCATGGCTCTGGCCCTCGAACCTGCGATCCTGATCGCGGACGAGCCGACCACCGCACTCGACGTGACGACCCAGGCGCAGATCCTGCAATTGATCCGCGACATTCAACGCCGCAAGGGAATGAGCGTCATGTTCATCACCCATGATTTCGGCGTCGTCGCGGAGATTGCCGACCACGTTGTGGTGATGGAGAAGGGCCATTGCGTGGAGCAGGGCAGTGCCGCGCAGGTGCTGAAGTCGCCCGGTCATCTCTATACGCGCCGTCTGATCGCAGCCGTGCCCCACCTGACCGGCAAGGACCGCGTTCCCTCGGAAGCCGGGGAGCGAGCGTCGATCCTGAAGGTCGAATGCCTGGCAAAGACTTATCGCAGCGGCAGCGCGCTTTTCCGTACGCAGCGCATCGTGCCTGCGGTCAATGGGGTCAGCTTCGACCTCACGTCGAGTCGCACGCTCGGCGTCGTCGGGGAAAGCGGTTCGGGCAAGTCGTCGCTCGGTCGGCTGCTGATCAAGCTCATGGAGTGCGACGGCGGCTCGATTCTGTTCGAAGGCCGCGACATCGCCGGGCTTTCCGAAGCCGAGTTTCGGCCGCTACGGCCGAAGATCCAGATGATCTTTCAGGATCCTTTCGCATCGCTCAATCCGCGATCGACGGTCGGGCAAATTCTCACAGTCGGCCCGGTCGCGCATGGCATGCCTTATGACGAAGCTTGCGGGCGCGCGCGGGAGCTCCTGTCCCATGTCGGCCTGGATGCAGGCGCCTTTGAGCGCTATCCGCACGAGTTCTCCGGCGGGCAGCGCCAGCGCGTCGGCATCGCTCGAGCGCTGATGTTCAAACCAAAATTGCTGATTGCCGACGAAGCGGTCTCAGCGCTCGACGTATCGATCCAGGCCCAGATCTTGAAGCTGCTTGATCAGATCCAGCGGGAGACCGGCGTCTCGATGATCTTCATCACGCATGATCTGCGCGTCGCAAGCCAAATCTGCGATGAAATCGCCGTCATGCATCGAGGGCAAATCGTGGAACGCGGACCGCCGTCCCAGATATTCCTCGATCCGAAATCCACCTACACGCGAGAGCTGGTGGCAGCGATCCCGGGCGAGCAAGCCCGGACCATGCCCGAACATGCAGACTACGGCGGACAGCACAAGGGAGGGGAGACGTTATGA
- a CDS encoding peptide ABC transporter substrate-binding protein — MTKGSATTSSYSRRDALRMMAIGGAAGLIAPNLLGKPAHARTPTKPTGRVIVGLGQEPTVFNPLMAHIEVDDGVHFSVFDALFRIDPQGVIQPNLAVEVPDQKNGGISEDGLKWRIRLRDDVRWHDGKPFSAEDVKFTLELITSPNFRSWRTAGHALVRDITVLSPTEISWRMEEAFAPYLSFLTETFIVPKHILEKEANPNNAAFNQAPVGTGAFKWGKRVAGDHLELVANTEYFGDGPHIERLVFKYIPDLTVLYTQFKSGDIDLVGQPYITPDHYVEAKTLPNRVVTLLPRTSFESFYLNLERPQFKELAVREALYAAIDKEAIIQGLYYGVPTPTETFMPRQSFFFNANLTLHQFDLNRAGKILDQAGWAKGADGIRAKNGVRLSFSNSTTSGDPLREQLQQFLQQTFAQVGVEMKISNLPAAVMWGEFWMQSQFDSVIVGSSYLIGADPDVTNRLHSRSIGAKGGRGSNNAQYANPEVDALLDKGARTFDPEARRAIYSRVQELVRRDLPFLPLYQSNSVEGLKKGINGFVPNGNTRTESWNALAWYWAS; from the coding sequence ATGACCAAGGGTTCTGCGACGACATCGAGCTACTCGCGGCGTGATGCTCTGCGCATGATGGCGATCGGTGGAGCTGCCGGTCTGATCGCGCCCAATCTATTGGGCAAGCCGGCCCACGCGCGCACTCCGACAAAGCCAACTGGCCGCGTGATCGTCGGCCTTGGACAAGAGCCGACCGTCTTCAATCCGCTGATGGCACACATTGAGGTCGATGATGGTGTGCATTTCTCGGTGTTCGACGCGCTCTTCCGCATCGACCCTCAAGGCGTCATTCAGCCCAATCTTGCCGTGGAAGTGCCGGACCAAAAGAACGGCGGTATTTCGGAAGACGGTCTCAAATGGCGCATTCGTTTGCGTGATGACGTCCGGTGGCACGACGGCAAGCCTTTCAGCGCCGAGGACGTCAAATTCACACTGGAACTGATCACGAGTCCCAACTTCCGGAGTTGGCGCACGGCTGGCCATGCTCTCGTGCGCGACATTACGGTGCTCTCGCCGACGGAGATCTCGTGGCGAATGGAGGAGGCCTTTGCGCCCTATCTGTCGTTCCTGACCGAAACCTTCATCGTCCCCAAGCACATCCTCGAGAAAGAGGCCAATCCGAACAACGCCGCCTTCAACCAGGCCCCGGTCGGCACCGGCGCCTTCAAGTGGGGCAAGAGGGTTGCTGGTGATCATCTCGAACTCGTTGCGAACACCGAATACTTCGGTGATGGCCCTCACATCGAGAGGCTGGTCTTCAAATACATTCCCGATCTCACGGTCCTCTACACCCAGTTCAAGAGCGGCGACATTGATCTCGTAGGTCAGCCTTACATCACGCCCGATCATTACGTGGAAGCCAAGACGCTGCCGAATCGGGTTGTGACGCTCCTCCCGAGGACCTCGTTCGAATCCTTCTACCTGAACCTCGAGCGCCCGCAGTTCAAGGAGCTTGCTGTTCGCGAGGCACTCTACGCGGCGATCGACAAGGAGGCGATCATTCAGGGGCTCTATTACGGCGTGCCGACCCCGACGGAGACGTTCATGCCGAGGCAGTCCTTCTTCTTCAACGCCAACCTGACCTTGCACCAATTCGACCTGAATCGCGCGGGCAAGATCCTCGATCAAGCCGGCTGGGCAAAGGGCGCGGACGGCATTCGTGCCAAGAACGGCGTTCGCCTGTCCTTTTCCAATTCGACCACGTCGGGCGATCCGCTTCGCGAGCAGCTGCAGCAGTTCCTGCAGCAGACCTTTGCGCAGGTCGGCGTCGAGATGAAGATATCGAACCTGCCGGCCGCCGTGATGTGGGGCGAGTTCTGGATGCAATCGCAGTTCGATTCCGTGATCGTCGGCAGCTCGTATCTAATTGGCGCCGATCCGGATGTCACCAATCGCTTGCACTCGCGCTCGATCGGAGCGAAGGGCGGCCGCGGCTCGAACAACGCGCAGTATGCAAATCCGGAGGTCGATGCACTCCTTGACAAAGGCGCACGCACCTTCGATCCCGAAGCGCGCCGCGCGATCTACTCTCGCGTGCAGGAACTCGTGCGCCGCGACCTGCCTTTCCTGCCGCTGTATCAGAGCAACTCGGTCGAAGGTCTCAAGAAGGGGATCAACGGATTCGTGCCGAATGGCAATACCCGCACCGAGTCCTGGAACGCGCTTGCCTGGTATTGGGCGAGCTGA
- a CDS encoding Lrp/AsnC family transcriptional regulator: MKLDKIDIRILCELQKNGRISNVELAELINLSPSPCLMRVKRLQTEGFITGYSAQIDVSKLGQTLTVFAEITLKNHRQIDFARFLTTIEKIDSVVECHLVSGGYDYLVKFITAGISEYQAMMERLVEMDIGIDKYFSFVVLKSPIVKSHLPLESIFNG, from the coding sequence ATGAAGCTTGATAAGATCGACATCAGGATTTTATGCGAACTGCAGAAGAACGGGCGGATCTCCAACGTCGAGCTCGCAGAGCTGATCAATCTTTCTCCGAGCCCATGCCTGATGCGCGTGAAGAGGCTCCAGACGGAAGGCTTCATCACCGGCTATTCCGCTCAGATTGACGTTTCCAAGCTCGGCCAAACTCTGACTGTCTTCGCCGAAATCACCCTCAAGAATCATCGTCAGATCGATTTCGCGCGCTTTCTCACGACGATCGAAAAGATCGATTCCGTGGTCGAGTGCCATCTCGTTTCGGGCGGGTACGACTATCTCGTCAAGTTCATCACGGCAGGGATCAGCGAATACCAGGCGATGATGGAGCGCCTGGTCGAGATGGATATCGGTATCGACAAATACTTCAGTTTCGTCGTGCTGAAGTCGCCGATCGTGAAATCTCATCTGCCTCTCGAAAGCATATTCAACGGCTAA
- a CDS encoding ABC transporter permease, with amino-acid sequence MTAIVAHAAPTRWWNSRAVNRFMRHHLALLGIAMISLLVLACAIGPYALPYDSLHIDLRARFAPPLTGHHYFGTDPLGRDLAVRLLMAGRVSLAVGFSAMLLSTLIGTLVGVTAGYRGGWVGAALMRMVDGFLSYPSIFLVLALAATLRPSPVMITVIIAVTSWMETARIVEAEVRSLREREFVQAARMVGLSRAHIMFREILPNAMGPIIVAASLAVARAILLEAYISFLGYGIQPPLPSWGNMLNGAQQYLASAPWLAIIPGAAITMAVTSFNFIGDGLRDALDVRNDHI; translated from the coding sequence ATGACCGCCATCGTCGCGCACGCAGCTCCGACCCGCTGGTGGAACAGCCGCGCTGTTAACCGCTTCATGCGTCACCATCTGGCACTCCTGGGAATCGCGATGATCAGCCTGCTCGTGCTGGCGTGCGCCATCGGTCCCTATGCCTTGCCCTACGACTCGCTCCATATCGATCTGCGCGCCCGCTTTGCTCCGCCCCTGACAGGCCACCATTACTTCGGCACGGATCCTTTGGGGCGTGACCTCGCGGTGCGGCTGTTGATGGCCGGGCGCGTCTCGCTGGCGGTGGGATTCTCCGCGATGTTGCTGTCGACGTTGATCGGTACGCTCGTCGGCGTGACGGCCGGCTATCGCGGGGGCTGGGTCGGGGCCGCACTGATGCGGATGGTGGATGGCTTCCTATCCTATCCCTCGATCTTCCTCGTGCTGGCGCTCGCCGCAACGCTGCGCCCGAGCCCGGTGATGATCACGGTGATCATTGCCGTCACGAGCTGGATGGAGACGGCGCGAATTGTCGAGGCCGAGGTCCGTTCGCTGCGCGAGCGCGAGTTCGTCCAGGCTGCGCGCATGGTCGGGCTTAGCAGGGCGCACATCATGTTCCGCGAGATCCTGCCAAATGCCATGGGGCCAATCATCGTCGCCGCAAGTCTGGCCGTCGCACGCGCGATCCTTCTGGAGGCCTATATCAGCTTTCTCGGCTACGGCATCCAGCCGCCGCTGCCCAGCTGGGGCAACATGCTCAATGGCGCCCAGCAATATCTGGCGAGCGCTCCCTGGCTCGCCATCATTCCCGGTGCCGCGATTACGATGGCGGTAACGAGCTTCAATTTCATCGGTGACGGTCTGCGAGATGCCCTCGACGTTCGAAACGACCACATCTGA
- a CDS encoding NAD(P)/FAD-dependent oxidoreductase — MSAPLLHIESSPSFPREADVVVIGGGVVGVFTSYYLARRGLKVALLEKGRVAAEQSSRNWGWCRQQNRDARELPLATKSLDLWERVAQETGEDTGFRRCGLLYLSNDENELAGWAKWRDFARTVGVTTHMLSSEEASGRGKATGRKWKGGVFSPTDGTADTSKAVPIAARAIMAAGGTVHQLCAARGIELSAGRVSGVVTEAGTIRTKTVVMAGGAWASSFCNQLGIRFPQASVRSSILALAPGAAGLPDALYAGLVSATRRGNGGYTLAISGRARVDPTPQQVRFGREFLPMFARRWRSLSPGAFEGMRQGHESLAKWRLDEVTPMELNRTLNPRPDMRQIRLTHRRACKLVPELRHLAISNVWAGYIDSTPDGIPAIGEVESVPGFILAAGFSGHGFGIGPGAGHVIADIITGSPPIVDPRPYRPERLKMSAWGKVSEF, encoded by the coding sequence ATGAGCGCGCCGCTCCTGCATATCGAATCCAGTCCATCCTTTCCTCGTGAAGCGGACGTCGTCGTCATCGGCGGCGGCGTCGTAGGCGTGTTCACAAGCTACTATCTCGCGCGTCGCGGCCTCAAGGTTGCCTTGCTCGAGAAGGGCCGCGTCGCCGCCGAGCAGTCCAGCCGCAACTGGGGATGGTGCCGCCAACAGAACCGCGACGCACGCGAGCTGCCGCTTGCGACCAAGAGCCTCGATCTCTGGGAACGAGTTGCCCAGGAAACGGGTGAAGACACGGGCTTTCGCCGCTGCGGCCTATTGTATTTGTCGAACGACGAGAATGAGCTGGCAGGCTGGGCCAAGTGGCGCGACTTCGCCAGGACCGTTGGCGTCACGACGCATATGTTGAGCTCGGAAGAGGCGAGCGGTCGGGGCAAGGCGACGGGTCGCAAGTGGAAGGGCGGCGTCTTCTCGCCGACAGACGGGACGGCGGATACTTCAAAGGCCGTCCCCATCGCCGCGCGTGCGATCATGGCGGCGGGTGGCACGGTGCACCAGCTCTGCGCCGCGCGCGGCATCGAGCTCAGTGCCGGCCGGGTCAGCGGCGTGGTGACCGAGGCGGGCACGATCCGGACGAAGACGGTCGTCATGGCAGGAGGCGCGTGGGCATCTTCGTTCTGCAACCAGCTGGGAATTCGCTTCCCGCAGGCATCCGTGCGCTCTTCGATTCTCGCCCTGGCCCCGGGCGCGGCCGGCCTGCCTGATGCCCTTTACGCAGGGCTCGTGTCGGCCACGCGACGCGGCAATGGCGGATACACGCTGGCCATCAGCGGGCGCGCGCGAGTCGATCCGACGCCGCAGCAGGTCAGGTTCGGCCGCGAATTCCTCCCCATGTTCGCCCGCCGCTGGCGAAGCCTCAGCCCCGGGGCCTTCGAGGGCATGCGGCAAGGCCACGAATCCCTGGCGAAATGGAGGCTCGACGAGGTGACGCCAATGGAGCTGAACCGAACGCTCAATCCCCGCCCCGACATGAGGCAGATTCGGCTGACGCATCGGCGCGCGTGCAAGCTGGTGCCCGAGCTGCGGCACCTCGCCATCTCAAACGTCTGGGCCGGCTACATCGACAGCACACCGGACGGCATTCCGGCAATCGGCGAAGTTGAATCCGTTCCAGGCTTCATCCTTGCGGCGGGGTTCAGTGGCCACGGTTTTGGAATTGGCCCGGGCGCGGGGCATGTGATCGCCGACATCATCACGGGCAGTCCGCCGATTGTCGACCCGCGCCCTTACAGGCCGGAGCGGCTGAAAATGAGCGCCTGGGGCAAGGTCAGTGAGTTCTAA
- the thrC gene encoding threonine synthase yields the protein MQYVSTRGHSGRKQFCEALLEGLAPDGGLYVPETYPRVDHATLDAWRTLSYANLAFEILSLYVGDIPSADLKAICAKTYTPEIFGKPDIAPLRKLERGLYLQELSNGPTLAFKDMAMQLLGNLLEYELTRRQENLNILGATSGDTGSAAEYAMRGKKGVRVFMLSPRGRMSAFQRAQMFSLQDHNIHNIAIDGVFDDCQDIVKRVANDLEFKQQYKIGAVNSINWARLLAQVVYYFSGYLQAFERGPAGVSFAVPSGNFGNICAGHVARMMGLPISRLVVATNENDVLDEFFRTGVYRARSRADTLETSSPSMDISKASNLERFVFDLVGRDAGRTKALFDGQLRERGGFDLSGDPRFAEAAARFGFRSGKSSHADRVAAIRDTWERYHTVIDPHTADGVTVARTHASAEEAMIVLETALPIKFAATIKEALGREPDLPERYKGLEELPRRVRVLPPDARAVKDYIAEIVTS from the coding sequence ATGCAGTACGTGTCCACGCGCGGCCATTCAGGCCGCAAGCAATTCTGCGAGGCATTGCTTGAAGGCCTCGCCCCCGATGGCGGGCTGTACGTCCCGGAGACCTATCCTCGCGTGGACCACGCCACGCTGGATGCGTGGCGTACGCTGTCCTACGCCAACCTGGCTTTCGAGATCCTGTCACTCTATGTCGGCGATATTCCCTCCGCCGACCTGAAAGCCATCTGTGCAAAGACCTACACGCCGGAGATATTCGGAAAGCCTGACATCGCGCCGCTGCGAAAGCTGGAGAGGGGACTTTATCTCCAGGAGCTGTCGAATGGTCCCACGCTGGCGTTCAAGGACATGGCCATGCAGTTGCTCGGCAATCTGCTCGAGTACGAGCTGACGCGCCGGCAGGAGAACTTGAATATTCTTGGTGCGACCAGTGGCGATACTGGAAGCGCCGCAGAATACGCCATGCGCGGCAAGAAAGGGGTGCGGGTGTTCATGCTCTCGCCCCGCGGACGAATGAGCGCCTTTCAACGAGCTCAGATGTTCAGCCTCCAGGACCACAACATCCACAACATCGCGATAGATGGCGTCTTCGACGATTGCCAGGACATCGTCAAGCGGGTGGCGAATGATCTGGAGTTCAAGCAGCAATACAAGATCGGTGCGGTGAATTCGATCAACTGGGCGAGGCTGCTTGCGCAGGTCGTCTATTACTTCTCCGGTTATCTGCAGGCGTTCGAACGGGGACCGGCAGGCGTAAGCTTTGCAGTGCCTTCAGGAAACTTCGGAAACATCTGCGCCGGCCATGTTGCGCGCATGATGGGGCTTCCGATATCCCGCCTGGTCGTTGCGACCAACGAGAACGACGTGCTGGACGAGTTTTTCCGCACCGGCGTGTATCGCGCTCGGAGCCGGGCCGACACTCTCGAAACGTCGAGCCCCTCGATGGACATTTCCAAGGCATCGAATCTCGAGCGGTTCGTCTTCGACTTGGTCGGTCGCGACGCCGGTCGGACGAAAGCGCTGTTTGATGGTCAGCTCAGGGAACGGGGTGGGTTCGACCTGAGTGGAGATCCCCGATTCGCGGAGGCGGCCGCCAGGTTTGGCTTTCGAAGTGGCAAGAGCAGCCATGCTGATCGGGTGGCGGCGATCCGCGATACGTGGGAGCGTTACCACACTGTGATCGACCCGCACACGGCGGATGGTGTCACAGTCGCGCGCACACACGCCTCCGCCGAGGAGGCAATGATCGTGCTCGAAACTGCACTGCCAATCAAATTCGCGGCGACGATCAAGGAAGCGTTGGGGCGAGAGCCGGATCTTCCAGAACGGTACAAGGGCCTGGAAGAACTGCCGAGGCGCGTCAGAGTCCTCCCCCCGGACGCACGGGCAGTCAAGGACTACATCGCCGAGATTGTGACCAGCTGA